Proteins encoded together in one Oncorhynchus mykiss isolate Arlee chromosome 7, USDA_OmykA_1.1, whole genome shotgun sequence window:
- the LOC110525202 gene encoding mesencephalic astrocyte-derived neurotrophic factor — MLCLSSLSVALAALALVPSSSDALKDGECEVCVSFLGRFYQSLQDNHVKFTSADIEKDLVKTCKDAKGKENRFCYYIGGTNDAATKILNEISKPLSYHTPVDKICEKLKKKDSQICELKYDKQVDLSTVDLKKLKVKDLKKILEEWGESCKGCAEKSDFIRKINELMPKYAPNAAQARTDL, encoded by the exons ATGTTGTGTTTGAGTAGTTTGTCGGTCGCCCTCGCGGCGCTAGCGTTGGTACCGAGTAGTAGCGACGCTTTGAAAGATGGGGAGTGTGAAG TGTGCGTGAGCTTCCTGGGTCGGTTCTACCAGTCATTGCAAGACAATCATGTTAAATTCACCAGCGCAGACATCGAGAAGGACCTCGTCAAAACCTGCAAAGATGCCAAGGGCAAGGAAAACCGCTTT TGTTACTACATTGGTGGAAcaaatgatgcagccaccaaaATCCTCAACGAGATCTCCAAGCCCCTGAGCTACCACACACCAGTGGACAAGATCTGTGAGAAACTAAAGAAGAAGGACAGTCAGATCTGTGAACTGAAatatg ACAAACAGGTGGATCTGAGCACAGTGGACCTGAAGAAGCTGAAGGTGAAGGACTTAAAGAAGATCCTGGAGGAGTGGGGAGAGTCGTGTAAAGGCTGTGCGGAAAAGTCTGACTTCATCCGCAAGATCAATGAACTCATGCCCAAGTACGCCCCCAACGCAGCCCAAGCAAGGACTGATCTGTAA
- the LOC110525199 gene encoding putative RNA-binding protein 15B — protein sequence MKRQAGRDSSPSRALAKRIRERERERDGPRREDLPPPPLALLLAESRRQHARSRSREREKTRLREERGAAGDPLHHRQQHHDLGLIGRPALRTTAALPKGKAVTELLGPRGGAVGNLEYKSLLISNLGSVLSDEHVEDGLFHEFKKFGDVSVKLSHTPELGRVAYVNFRHPEDAKEARHAKTRLVLYDRPLKVEPMYVRRRSCTPPDVSYIPIHGASYPPYRQRSLSPGAGVSSIRDIRALRHYPVEGLGLSRERERILDYYGMLDERGRPYGLPVPEHEDIKPEDDARACRNLFIGNLDHNVTEGELRRGFDKYGIIEEVVIKRPARGQGGAYAFLKFQNLDMAHRAKITMQGRVIGGNPVKIGYGKANPTTRLWVGGLGPTNSLATLAREFDRFGSIRNIDYVKGDNFAYIQYESLDASQAACAQMRGFPLGGPERRLRVDFAKAEEPLPRSYPAGYQPPVPLPAHLDLLPEGYGGRHRDCSLERELRARDRSPPSHALFTQRERERALLDRDRGDREFTSPTKSLERRVGEAFGGSRGGRGDRAARSRSRERWLKERDAARAGGERRRRCSPSQEKERGRSKVRGGGPASPEDSPDRARVRAPDSTTEPRGQSPDSSRHSNEDRGGGLKTGGDREKERDRDRNHRNVSDNNHTLSDTPNKDPKTLSTLSEYAATLTKAWHGHFALKNSCFPTNMHLLEGGSGFFHSVMKDHQAKGKLTQLKIAQRLRMDQTRLDEVTRRIKHGGSEGYAVLLALQGPIDREAPPPEPGLQIRLLRHLVTYLRNKEAAGVISLPVGGAKEGGKGGMLYAFPPCDFSQQFLQTPRRTLENLDEEHLVVVIVYDSA from the coding sequence ATGAAACGACAGGCCGGGAGGGACTCCAGTCCTAGTCGGGCTTTAGCGAAACGAATACGGGAAAGAGAGCGGGAACGAGACGGGCCACGGAGAGAGGACCTACCGCCCCCGCCTCTTGCCTTGCTGCTCGCTGAAAGCCGAAGGCAACATGCTCGGAGCAGGAGCAGGGAACGAGAAAAGACGCGGCTTCGGGAGGAGCGCGGGGCCGCTGGAGACCCACTTCACCACCGACAACAACACCACGACCTCGGTCTGATCGGCCGCCCCGCTCTCCGGACTACAGCCGCCCTGCCTAAAGGCAAAGCGGTGACCGAGCTACTGGGCCCCCGTGGGGGAGCGGTGGGGAATCTGGAATACAAATCGTTGCTCATTAGCAATCTAGGCTCGGTGCTTTCTGACGAACATGTTGAAGACGGACTGTTCCACGAGTTTAAAAAGTTCGGGGACGTTAGTGTGAAACTATCTCACACTCCAGAGCTGGGCCGTGTTGCGTACGTGAATTTCCGTCACCCGGAAGACGCTAAAGAGGCCAGGCATGCCAAGACCAGGTTAGTGCTGTATGATCGCCCCCTTAAAGTAGAGCCCATGTACGTCCGTCGTCGCAGCTGCACGCCGCCGGATGTGAGCTACATTCCCATTCATGGCGCTTCATATCCCCCTTATAGACAGAGGTCCCTCTCCCCGGGGGCAGGAGTTAGCAGTATCAGAGACATCCGAGCACTGAGACACTACCCTGTAGAGGGGTTGGGactgagcagagagagggagaggatcttaGATTACTACGGTATGTTGGATGAGAGGGGGCGGCCATACGGCCTGCCAGTACCCGAGCACGAAGACATAAAGCCAGAGGATGATGCGAGGGCGTGCAGGAACCTGTTCATCGGCAACCTGGATCACAACGTCACCGAGGGCGAGCTGAGGAGAGGCTTCGATAAGTACGGCATCATTGAGGAAGTTGTGATTAAACGACCGGCGCGCGGTCAGGGTGGAGCCTACGCTTTCCTCAAGTTCCAGAATTTAGACATGGCTCACCGGGCTAAGATAACCATGCAGGGCCGCGTGATCGGTGGGAACCCGGTGAAGATTGGCTACGGTAAAGCCAACCCCACCACGAGACTCTGGGTAGGTGGCCTCGGCCCTACCAACTCCCTAGCAACACTAGCCCGTGAGTTTGACCGCTTCGGCAGCATCCGAAACATAGACTATGTGAAAGGGGACAATTTTGCCTATATTCAGTATGAAAGCTTGGACGCCTCACAGGCCGCCTGTGCCCAGATGAGAGGTTTCCCCCTGGGAGGCCCAGAGCGGAGGCTGAGGGTGGACTTCGCCAAGGCGGAGGAGCCCCTGCCTCGTAGCTACCCAGCAGGGTACCAGCCCCCTGTGCCCCTGCCTGCCCACCTGGACTTGCTGCCAGAGGGTTACGGCGGGAGGCACCGCGACTGCAGCCTGGAGAGAGAGCTCCGTGCCAGGGACCGCTCGCCCCCCTCACACGCCCTGTTCAcccagcgggagagagagagggctctgctggacagggacaggggagacagagagttcacCAGCCCAACCAAGAGCCTGGAGCGTAGGGTGGGTGAAGCATTTGGGGGATCCCGTGGAGGGCGGGGGGACCGAGCAGCCCGGAGCCGCAGCCGAGAGCGCTGGCTGAAGGAGAGGGACGCAGCGCGGGCtgggggggagagacggagacgctGCAGTCCCTctcaggagaaggagagaggcaggtCCAAGGTGAGGGGAGGAGGACCAGCCTCTCCAGAGGACAGCCCAGACAGAGCCAGGGTCAGAGCCCCAGACTCCACCACCGAGCCCAGGGGACAGAGCCCCGACAGCAGCCGCCACTCCAACGAGGACCGGGGTGGGGGTCTGAAGACCGGCGGGGACAGGGAAAAGGAACGCGACCGTGACCGCAACCACAGAAATGTGAGCGACAACAACCACACATTGTCTGACACGCCTAATAAAGACCCTAAGACACTCAGTACGCTGTCGGAGTATGCTGCCACCCTCACCAAAGCCTGGCACGGTCACTTCGCCCTGAAGAACTCCTGCTTCCCCACTAACATGCACCTGCTGGAGGGAGGCTCCGGGTTCTTCCACTCTGTCATGAAGGACCACCAGGCCAAGGGGAAACTGACCCAGCTGAAGATCGCCCAGCGACTGAGGATGGACCAGACCAGGCTGGACGAGGTCACCAGGAGGATCAAGCATGGTGGCTCCGAGGGCTACGCTGTTCTCCTGGCCCTCCAGGGCCCCATCGACCGCGAGGCCCCTCCACCTGAACCAGGCCTACAGATCAGACTCCTTCGTCACCTGGTCACCTACCTGAGGAACAAGGAGGCTGCAGGAGTGATCAGTCTACCTGTAGGTGGGGCTAaggaggggggaaaggggggCATGCTGTACGCCTTCCCCCCCTGTGACTTTTCCCAGCAGTTCCTCCAGACCCCTCGCAGGACTTTGGAGAATCTGGATGAAGAGCACCTGGTGGTTGTGATTGTTTATGACTCTGCCTAA